Proteins encoded by one window of Microcebus murinus isolate Inina chromosome 2, M.murinus_Inina_mat1.0, whole genome shotgun sequence:
- the F3 gene encoding tissue factor isoform X1, giving the protein METPAWPRVPQGTAVARTLLLGWVLSQVVSASGTTDVVEAYNLTWKSINFKTILEWEPKPINHVYTVQISSKFGNWKSKCFYTTDTECDLTDEIVQDVRQTYLARVLSYPAGNVDAVGSAGEPPFQNSPEFTPYLETNLGQPTIQSFEQVGTKLKVIVQDARTLVRMNGTFLSLRDVFGKDLNYTLYYWKASSTGKKTAKTNTNEFLIDVDKGENYCFSVQAVIPSRRTNQKSPESLIECTSQGKGEFREMFFIIGAVVFVVIILIIVLSISLHKCRKARAGTSGKENSPLNVA; this is encoded by the exons ATGGAGACTCCTGCCTGGCCCCGGGTCCCGCAGGGGACCGCCGTCGCTCGCACGCTCCTGCTCGGCTGGGTCCTCTCCCAGGTGGTCAGCGCTTCAG GCACTACAGATGTAGTGGAAGCATATAATTTAACTTGGAAATCAATTAATTTCAAGACAATTTTGGAGTGGGAACCCAAGCCCATCAATCATGTATACACTGTTCAGATAAG CTCTAAATTTGGAAATTGGAAAAGCAAATGCTTCTACACCACAGACACGGAATGTGACCTCACCGACGAGATCGTGCAGGACGTGAGGCAGACGTACTTGGCACGGGTCCTTTCCTACCCTGCAGGGAATGTAGACGCCGTGGGTTCTGCGGGGGAACCTCCGTTTCAGAACTCCCCCGAGTTTACACCTTACCTGGAGA CAAACCTTGGACAGCCGACAATTCAGAGTTTTGAACAAGTTGGTACAAAACTGAAGGTGATAGTACAAGATGCACGTACCTTAGTCAGAATGAATGGCACGTTCCTGAGCCTCCGGGATGTTTTTGGCAAGGACCTAAACTATACGCTTTATTATTGGAAAGCTTCAAGTACAGGAAAg AAAACAGCCAAGACAAACACTAATGAGTTTTTGATTGATGTGGATAAAGGAGAAAACTACTGTTTCAGTGTTCAAGCGGTGATTCCATCCCGAAGGACTAACCAGAAGAGTCCAGAAAGCCTCATTGAGTGCACAAGCCAAGGGAAAGGTGAATTCAGAG aaatgttcTTCATCATTGGAGCAGTGGTGTTCGTGGTCATCATCCTTATCATCGTCCTGTCTATATCTCTACACAAGTGCAGAAAGGCAAGAGCAGGGACAAGCGGGAAGGAGAACTCCCCACTGAACGTTGCATAA
- the F3 gene encoding tissue factor isoform X2 produces METPAWPRVPQGTAVARTLLLGWVLSQVVSASGTTDVVEAYNLTWKSINFKTILEWEPKPINHVYTVQISSKFGNWKSKCFYTTDTECDLTDEIVQDVRQTYLARVLSYPAGNVDAVGSAGEPPFQNSPEFTPYLETNLGQPTIQSFEQVGTKLKVIVQDARTLVRMNGTFLSLRDVFGKDLNYTLYYWKASSTGKKCSSSLEQWCSWSSSLSSSCLYLYTSAERQEQGQAGRRTPH; encoded by the exons ATGGAGACTCCTGCCTGGCCCCGGGTCCCGCAGGGGACCGCCGTCGCTCGCACGCTCCTGCTCGGCTGGGTCCTCTCCCAGGTGGTCAGCGCTTCAG GCACTACAGATGTAGTGGAAGCATATAATTTAACTTGGAAATCAATTAATTTCAAGACAATTTTGGAGTGGGAACCCAAGCCCATCAATCATGTATACACTGTTCAGATAAG CTCTAAATTTGGAAATTGGAAAAGCAAATGCTTCTACACCACAGACACGGAATGTGACCTCACCGACGAGATCGTGCAGGACGTGAGGCAGACGTACTTGGCACGGGTCCTTTCCTACCCTGCAGGGAATGTAGACGCCGTGGGTTCTGCGGGGGAACCTCCGTTTCAGAACTCCCCCGAGTTTACACCTTACCTGGAGA CAAACCTTGGACAGCCGACAATTCAGAGTTTTGAACAAGTTGGTACAAAACTGAAGGTGATAGTACAAGATGCACGTACCTTAGTCAGAATGAATGGCACGTTCCTGAGCCTCCGGGATGTTTTTGGCAAGGACCTAAACTATACGCTTTATTATTGGAAAGCTTCAAGTACAGGAAAg aaatgttcTTCATCATTGGAGCAGTGGTGTTCGTGGTCATCATCCTTATCATCGTCCTGTCTATATCTCTACACAAGTGCAGAAAGGCAAGAGCAGGGACAAGCGGGAAGGAGAACTCCCCACTGA